The Candidatus Bathyarchaeota archaeon genomic interval AAATTTACATGAAAGCCTCAGCAGCTGCACTCGAAACCTAGAAGAAATTTACGTTTCTGGAGCCTGCTCCTTTCTATCCCGCTGCGTTAAATTACTTTGTTGAGCTTCTGCAGTAGCTCCAACTTTTTGCTCTTTTATAGGTGTTGTCGTCTCTTCTCGTGGCACCACAGCCGGCTGTGCTGCTGTCCTTTCTTGCGGTGCCGTATTTGTCGGGGGCTGCTGCAAAGTCCTCTCTTCTCTTGGCGCCGCGACTACTGTCTGCATAGTTTTCTCTTCTGTAGCTGTAGTGGCTGCAATACTTGCACTGATCTGTGCAATAGACATTGGCTGTTGACTCGAATGAAGCAAATTTGATGGGGGATAAGGTGCATCAATCAAAGTGGCTAACAAATACATAGACATGAAGACATTTTGGTATACTCTTTGAAACACGAAGGGAATCTGTGTCTCAGGATTTACTTCTAGCATTTTTTTGATTTCTTCATCTTTGCCCTGAAGCATAGCTACCCCGTCCACTTCATACTTCACTATGCTCGGTTTAGTCCCTACTTTTAAGGCAAAAGTCACACTAATCTGCCCAATTCGCCGCTCACTCTCTTCCATTCGCGCATTCACGTCAAAGCTGACTATCTCTCCACTTCCGACGTTCTCTGCCAGTCTAACCCCTAGCAAACTGTGAATTTTTACTCTGACTGCAACAGCTGGCGAACTATTTGACGGGCAAATATTCAATACCCCATTATTCAGTGGATTTTATAGATACTCAGTAAACAATCACCATTGGCCCTCAACAGTTTTTACTTTGTGTGTAAATCTCTGTTACACACAAAGCAACTCGATAATTTAACCTTCTACGTCTCTTTCAGGATAGAAAAATCAGCTATATATTGAAACTTCTTTTCAAATTCTTGGTCTTCCTTGTGGCGGAGAACGATTTTCTCTGGAACACCATTACAAATGTAAATTATGTATATTATGCCTTTGCCAAGTCTGGATTTTTCCAGCTCTATTATAGAGTCCCTTACCTTTTCTAGTCGCCCTATTTTTCCATTAATTTCTTCTATAGCCTCAAAGAGAATCTCAGCTTCACTATGCTCAGATGCGCTGAGAACGATTTCCCTGAACTGAATCCAACCATCAGTTGACGATTTTGTCTTTTTTGATTTGCCTTTCTTTTTTGTTGTCTTAGCTTTTCCTTTCGGTTTCGTCTTTTGTAGTGCCGCCATTTTTTTAGCCCATTCTTTGTTTTCCTGCACAGCTTCTGAATCTCGCAGGAAAGAGCCAAGCCATTGGCTGTATTCTTCTGCCATTAATTTATATTGCTCTATGTCTTCTTCTAGAAATTCGTTTATTTCTTTTATTGAATAGAAACTGCGTATCTCTGTAACAACATTTCCCAACTTCTACACCAAAAACGTAGTTAAGAGTTTCTAGCCCTCCCTTGCTATCACAGGTTTTCTTATTTCTTCATATTGAAGCATTTCAGAGGGTTCTTTCTCGTCTGGCGAGACCGCTTTTTGCAGATTTTTTAGTTCGTGTTTGATTTTCTCTAGGAGGCCAACTCTCTGGCTTATGTTCTTTCGGTAGGTTTTGATTGCCTTTTCAAGCTCTGGAATGATGACCATCATGACTGCCAAGATCGTGTCTGGGGGATAATCTTCCAGAAGTTTCGAGTCCACGTTATCGTCGTTTCTAATTATCGTCAAGTATCCTTCCTTGTTAAATTTGATTTTTCTGGCTCCCCTTAGCTTTGATATGCAATCTGGATGGATGTTAAAGGAAATCTTAAGATTTTTCAGGATTTGAGTTAAAAGACTGCAGAGCTCTTTTATCAGTTTTTTCTCCTCCAAAACGAAATCAGTTAGCTGCGAAGTCTCTTCACTTATTGCTTTCATAAACTCGTTAAACTTGCTCCTAATCTCTTCATGCTTTTCTTTTGTGTCCCTGCTTTCTTCTACCTCTGCTGCTGCTTCGTTTTGTGGTTGGCTTGTATATGGAAAATAAGCATCGTCTTGAGGAAGTGGCTGCCATGGAACATTTTCACTTTGGCTTTCTTGCGATTTCTCTTCCAGTTCTTCTGCCATTCAATCATCACCTATGAACGTGTACAGTTTTCTACAACGTTTTCGTAAAATAAGAGAATTTGTATGTGACAAAGCCTTACACACCAAGAGCTCTTGCCAATAATTCGCTAGAAAGTCCGCTTACTCTCTTTAGATTCAGAAAAATCATAAAAGCAATAGTAAAATGTGGGTGCTTGCAGAGACTGCTTCTTTTGTACATTCATTAAAATAGAATACGAGTATGCCCAAAAAATTCTGTGGGTGTTGTCCACCTTATTTGCCAAAATCGATTTTTCTAAAATTGTTGAAAGGCTTTTGGTGATCGGCCAGACACTCTTTTAGGTAGTCTTTCAATGTCTCGCCAGCAACTACCTCTATGTCGTAGTCTCTGGGATCTATCGAATGTTTATAGTTTCTCGCTGGAATCATGACCTTTCTGAAGCCCCATGCCTCGGCAGCCTTGATTTTCTCGTGAAGTCCGCCTACAGCTGTTACGGGTATTTCTCCATCCACACCGACGTTAATTTCGCCAGTAACGGCGACGTCTTGACGGATTGATTTTCCTTCTATCAAGGAGCAGAGTAGAATGGTCATTGTAACGCCGGCGCTTGGTCCGTCAACGCCGTAAGATTGAGCAAAGTCTATGTGAGTGAAAAAGTCTTGAGCCACGTCTACTCCATATTTTTGTAAAATGACACTTCTGACTTTTGCGACGCTGTCCGTAATAAACCGTTCTTTGCCACCTTTTGCGATTCCAGTTACTTTGTAGTATCCTTTCAGGTGATTATTATTTCCATTGTCACGCTTCTCTAGAAACCCTTTGACGGTCAATACGTTGCCCGTCATTTCACCGCTGTATGGATCAGCAACGACTGCTAGACCGTAAATTCGACCAAGTCTTGCACCTTCGGGTTTAATGTCAAGAAGTTTGCCTCTTTCGCTTATTTGGTGTTCAAGGATCTGCTTCTGAATTGTTTTGCAATGTTTTTCTATAGCTTCCCTCACATATTTTCTGTCAACAACTATGCAACCTTCCCTAATAGCTAAGGTCGCAGCAGTTTTCACTATAGATATCATTGGCCGAAATTTTGTCGTTAATCCGTCTCTTTTGTTGCTTCTTCTACGTCCTTCATCTATAATCTCTTCACATGCTTCTCTGCTGAAAGGTATTAGATGGAAACGTGAAACTTCTTGAGCAACAAATTGAACACATTTCCTTCGATTTTCAACAGTGTTGGGCATGTCGTTGTTCATTCTAACAACCTTGCCGTAGCCGTAGATTCTGTCCATAAGAGCAGGGTGTACATGTCCAATGCTGTCAAAGTTTCCAGCCCCTACCAGAAAGCACATGCATGGCACCGGTTCGGTAGCTACAGCCATCGCCGCGGTATTTCCTTCGTCCCAGCGGCTTCTCAAAGTAATAGATAACTGTCCATCTTCCAGTACAGTTAACAAAGTCACTGTCTGGGACGGATTCAAGTTTTTAATCTCGTCAATGAAGAGGATGCCCGTATGTGCCCGGTGGACATCACCTGCCGACACCCTTTGATGTTCTGGTGTTCCTAAACCGCCAGTCTGCAGCGGGTCCCAAGCGATGCTGCCGAACAACTGTGCCGAACCATGACCTGTTGCGTCAATGAATGGTGCAACTCTCTTGGTGTTGTCCACTATGAGTTTTGGCACTTTAGTAGCCTTAGCTCCCCCAACACCTTTTGCGCCTCCCATCATTCCAAACCGTCCTAAAGCAACTACTAGTATCAGAAACATGAGCATCATGCCGGCTGGCAGGAATGTAGTGGTGCCTATGGAAACGAAGGCGTCCAGTATGTACGTGGCAAAGTTACCTCCATACGCTTCTTGGACTGGTAACCCAAACGCGTTAGCAACATTGGCGTCCCATTGTAGTTTTTGTTGCAACAGATAGTAAAAACCCGCGAACATGAAGATAGATGCCACTCCGATCATCAAATAAATCAGAGCTTTCATTCCCACTTTTTGGAGAAAAAGTTTTTTGGTTTCTTTCAATTTTTGCTTAAAGATTACTTTTTTTCCTTCACCTGCAGGGTGGCAAGAAATTTTTGGTTCGCTGGGAATCAAATTGTTTTGCCAACAAACAACATCTTGAAGATGAATTTTATGCTTTTTATATAACTCAGTTAAATGAACAGCAAGTGCCCTGCCGATAAGAGACTTTCCAGTTCCCGGGTCGCCTAGCAGAAGTAAGTAAGGGCCTGGGGGAGCCGCCTTCGTGGCATTTGGTTTTTCTTTGTCAGGGTCTTTCCACGCGTCATACCATTTTTCTTTCTCAAGATTTTTGAGTTTGTGAACCCATTCGTCAAGGCACAAGTAGCACTCGTTCAAAGCACGTTCTTGTCCGATGACCCAATCAAGAAGGTTGTCGGAGACGGGATAGCCTTCGGTAGATTTGAAGGTTCTCCAGTTCCATTTCTTTCCACGGATCGTTTCTATTTCTTCTCCGAAATAATCCACTATTCTCCCTTCTGAACTTTCACAATGATGCGAGGCGGTCTCATCAGAAAACTATGTCTCTAATCTTAATATACAGCTTATTTTCCACTAATTCATATGTCTCTTTCAAGAATATGTCTGCCAGATTTTGGATGTGTTGTTGATTTCTAATTCATATTGTGAGTTCAGAAGTATAAAATAGAAGTTGAACTCAGAACTCGAACTTACTTCGATTCAGATTTAGAATATTTAAGGATGGTTTGCTCATGGAAACAATTGTAGAAAGCCCCCAAAAAGTTGTTAAACTTTATGACAAAAACACTGGGGTATGGAAATTTGTTAGAAAAGATAAGGGACCAATTAGATCCATAGAACTCATTGAGAATATGTTTCAAAAGCTCGGTCTGTCTAAGAACGAAATCAGAGTCTATGTTTACCTTGCTCGTTTCAGAGAACAAAAAGCAAGTGAGATTTCTGAGGCACTTAGTCTCCACAGAACAGAAACCTACAGAATACTGCGAGACTTGGAAAAGAGAAGCTTAGTATCATCAGTTTTCGAGAAGCCTTTGAAATTCATCGCTACACCTTTCGAACGGGCAATAGATGCTCTTATCGAGGCAAAGAAGCTGAGAATCCAGCGGTTAGAAAGGAAAAAGAAAGACTTGATCAACATATGGCTCTCTCTTCCCCGTCCTGAAGTGAAACAGAACAGAAAGGAAGTCTTCCAGATACTTGAAGGTGAAGAGCAGATTGGTTTCAAGGCAAACGAAATAATCCAAAACGCGCAGGGTGAAATCAACGTCTTTGCCTCTGAAGAAGACCTTGCAAGATTATACCATTCAGGTTTTATGGATAAACTTGAAAGGCTTTCAAAGAAAGACTTCGATGTTAAACTTCTGACATGTAATTCGCCGAAAAGCCGCTTTTTTGTTGAAAAAATAAGGCTGACGAATATGAGGTATGCGCTTTCAGATGTTAAAGATGTTCCCACGTTCATTTTGGTGGATCAAGAGCAGCTTCTCCTTACAATTAGAAAAAATACTGAAAATTATGGCGGAAAAGCGAAGCGGGCGAAAATTGCGGCTTTGTGGACGAATTACGGGGCTTTCGTTAAGGCTTTAGGGAAGCTTTTTTCGGAGTTGTGGAAGGTTGAAGAACCCTTGAAAATCGTTTCTTCATCTTAGAAAACCACATTTTGTCACCGTATTTGAAAGAATAA includes:
- a CDS encoding AAA family ATPase — its product is MDYFGEEIETIRGKKWNWRTFKSTEGYPVSDNLLDWVIGQERALNECYLCLDEWVHKLKNLEKEKWYDAWKDPDKEKPNATKAAPPGPYLLLLGDPGTGKSLIGRALAVHLTELYKKHKIHLQDVVCWQNNLIPSEPKISCHPAGEGKKVIFKQKLKETKKLFLQKVGMKALIYLMIGVASIFMFAGFYYLLQQKLQWDANVANAFGLPVQEAYGGNFATYILDAFVSIGTTTFLPAGMMLMFLILVVALGRFGMMGGAKGVGGAKATKVPKLIVDNTKRVAPFIDATGHGSAQLFGSIAWDPLQTGGLGTPEHQRVSAGDVHRAHTGILFIDEIKNLNPSQTVTLLTVLEDGQLSITLRSRWDEGNTAAMAVATEPVPCMCFLVGAGNFDSIGHVHPALMDRIYGYGKVVRMNNDMPNTVENRRKCVQFVAQEVSRFHLIPFSREACEEIIDEGRRRSNKRDGLTTKFRPMISIVKTAATLAIREGCIVVDRKYVREAIEKHCKTIQKQILEHQISERGKLLDIKPEGARLGRIYGLAVVADPYSGEMTGNVLTVKGFLEKRDNGNNNHLKGYYKVTGIAKGGKERFITDSVAKVRSVILQKYGVDVAQDFFTHIDFAQSYGVDGPSAGVTMTILLCSLIEGKSIRQDVAVTGEINVGVDGEIPVTAVGGLHEKIKAAEAWGFRKVMIPARNYKHSIDPRDYDIEVVAGETLKDYLKECLADHQKPFNNFRKIDFGK
- a CDS encoding TrmB family transcriptional regulator — translated: METIVESPQKVVKLYDKNTGVWKFVRKDKGPIRSIELIENMFQKLGLSKNEIRVYVYLARFREQKASEISEALSLHRTETYRILRDLEKRSLVSSVFEKPLKFIATPFERAIDALIEAKKLRIQRLERKKKDLINIWLSLPRPEVKQNRKEVFQILEGEEQIGFKANEIIQNAQGEINVFASEEDLARLYHSGFMDKLERLSKKDFDVKLLTCNSPKSRFFVEKIRLTNMRYALSDVKDVPTFILVDQEQLLLTIRKNTENYGGKAKRAKIAALWTNYGAFVKALGKLFSELWKVEEPLKIVSSS